A genomic window from Pagrus major chromosome 23, Pma_NU_1.0 includes:
- the nudt9 gene encoding ADP-ribose pyrophosphatase, mitochondrial, with product MVHFLLRRDWIGRLRLALTLFGLPYTVCTPGVRPAAVCSASHLFSQTIRSISTSCCNLYLMMPSSTGPHVKSRCPQYPGSKIKRFAVPDDKVDWSQNWPQYSPVSYTDQAVLKKPVWADPEIGSFSPKFNTVDGGVDRTSFEGPYKEDKGKPLNPRGRTGVIGRGLLGRWGPNHAADPIVTRWKVDAKGAKVNHSLTKRPILQFVSIKRKDCGEWAIPGGMVDPGEQVSLTLQREFSEEALNSLAVPTVEKAKIQERITNLFKSPGFQVFKGYVDDPRNTDNAWMETVAVNLHDESGNSVSELPLQAGDDAGQVQWVDVDSSFPLYANHSQFLELVAKERKAHW from the exons ATGGTACATTTTCTTCTTCGGCGAGACTGGATCGGCCGGCTTCGTCTAGCGCTCACTCTCTTCGGACTTCCGTATACCGTCTGCACCCCCGGAGTTAG GCCTGCCGCCGTCTGCTCTGCGTCCCATCTCTTCAGTCAAACCATCAGATCCATCAGTACCAGTTGCTGTAACCTTTACTTGATGATGCCATCCTCAACGGGGCCTCATGTCAAGTCCAGATGCCCTCAGTATCCAGGGTCCAAAATCAAACGCTTTGCCGTGCCTGATGACAAGGTGGACTGGAGTCAGAACTGGCCGCAGTATAGTCCGGTCAGCTACACAGACCAAGCAGTGTTAAAGAAGCCAGTGTGGGCGGATCCTGAAATTGG CTCTTTCTCTCCAAAGTTCAACACTGTGGATGGTGGTGTGGACAGGACGAGCTTTGAGGGCCCCTACAAAGAGGATAAGGGAAAGCCACT AAATCCTCGTGGACGCACAGGAGTGATTGGTAGAGGTTTGCTCGGACGATGGGGACCCAATCACGCAGCAGATCCCATTGTCACCAG ATGGAAAGTAGATGCCAAAGGAGCAAAGGTGAATCACTCTCTCACCAAGCGGCCTATCCTGCAGTTTGTGTCCATCAAGAGGAAAGACTGTGGGGAGTGGGCCATCCCTGGG GGGATGGTAGATCCAGGGGAGCAGGTCTCTCTCACACTGCAGCGGGAGTTCTCGGAGGAGGCGTTGAACTCCTTGGCAGTCCCGACAGTAGAGAAAGCAAAAATTCAAGAGCGCATCACTAATCTTTTCAAATCACCAGGGTTTCAG gtTTTCAAAGGCTATGTGGATGATCCTAGAAACACTGACAATGCTTGGATGGAGACAGTTGCTGTCAACCTCCATGATGAATCAG GCAACAGTGTGAGCGAGCTGCCGCTGCAAGCTGGAGATGATGCAGGACAAGTCCAGTGGGTTGATGTAGACTCGTCCTTCCCGCTCTACGCGAATCATTCCCAATTCCTGGAGCTGGTTGCCAAAGAGAGGAAAGCACACTGGTAA
- the LOC141019642 gene encoding uncharacterized protein, which translates to MSGKIKNRSAANAESITGGVSCDERILRDCHQLYTDPDSGLISVAESVGLKLLPPRKKITVFLMGNHSAGKSSFINWYVEEHIQRTGVAIETQGFSFVTSGRKRESLTGNATLHLYPHFKPLQEFKGVSEYLGTEICTSRQKRFSLVTFVDSPGLVDGDMKYPFDVDEVILWLGDLCDLILVFFDPMGQALCKRTLNIVESLNEKHGDRLRFYLSKADEAGGESDRQRVMMQIVQELCKRPGLNKCGFDMPTIYIPNPNKPSRCVNQIEEVCRTIEKTINQTVQNTLNSLEKDCELISEAITDTLINDRQTSSGNRRARCKSCFMTLLGFTVPMALMALLVLGALSKELLEMALGPEGRETLSLYMIPVVKVFDSLSVEQKMYGGVGMVLLSFLLLIIARFAFRTKPTLSGKQKRQLQEKLEYVQEVVKTKKKKLYEEYLRQSVSDHDMDL; encoded by the exons ATGTCTGGGAAAATCAAGAACCGAAGTGCCGCGAACGCAGAATCGATTACTGGCGGTGTGTCCTGCGATGAGCGCATCTTGCGGGACTGTCATCAACTGTACACGGATCCGGATAGCG GATTGATCTCAGTAGCTGAATCCGTTGGTCTGAAACTGCTGCCGCCCAGGAAAAAGATCACTGTGTTCCTGATGGGCAACCACTCTGCTGGGAAAAGCTCCTTCATCAACTg gtATGTGGAAGAGCACATCCAGCGCACTGGAGTGGCTATTGAGACCCAAGGCTTCAGCTTTGTTACAAGTGGGCGCAAGAGAGAATCTCTCACA GGAAATGCCACCCTCCATCTATATCCACACTTCAAGCCTCTGCAGGAGTTCAAAG GTGTTTCCGAGTACTTGGGTACAGAGATCTGCACGTCGAGACAGAAACGGTTCAGCCTGGTGACATTTGTGGATTCCCCGGGGTTGGTGGACGGTGATATGAAGTATCCCTTTGATGTGGATGAAGTTATCCTGTGGCTCG GTGATCTCTGTGACCTGATCCTGGTCTTCTTTGACCCCATGGGTCAGGCTCTCTGCAAGCGCACCCTCAACATTGTGGAAAGCCTGAATGAGAAACACGGGGACAGACTGCGTTTTTACCTGAGCAAGGCTGACGAGGCCGGGGGAGAGTCTGACAGACAG AGAGTAATGATGCAGATCGTTCAGGAGCTCTGTAAGCGACCGGGACTCAACAAATGTGGTTTTGACATGCCCACCATCTACATTCCTAATCCAAATAAG CCAAGTCGCTGCGTCAACCAGATTGAGGAGGTGTGTCGCACcattgaaaaaactattaaCCAAACAGTCCAGAATACGCTCAACTCCCTGGAGAAGGACTGTGAGCTCATCAGCGAGGCCATCACTGATACGCTCATAAATGACAG GCAGACCAGTTCTGGGAACCGACGAGCACGTTGTAAGAGCTGCTTCATGACTCTGCTGGGCTTCACCGTCCCCATGGCTCTGATGGCCTTACTGGTACTGGGCGCTCTGTCCAAGGAGCTGCTGGAGATGGCTCTGGGCCCCGAGGGCAGAGAGACACTCTCACTCTACATG ATTCCCGTAGTGAAAGTATTTGACTCGCTCTCTGTGGAGCAGAAGATGTACGGTGGTGTCGGGATggtccttctctccttcctcctgctcATCATTGCGCGTTTTGCCTTCAG GACTAAACCAACTCTGTCGGGCAAACAGAAAAGGCAACTGCAGGAGAAGCTTGAGTACGTTCAGGAGGTGGTCAAGACCAAAAAG AAAAAGCTGTATGAAGAATACCTTCGCCAGAGTGTCAGCGATCATGATATGGACTTGTAA
- the rabep2 gene encoding rab GTPase-binding effector protein 2, producing MSSESEDTETSLWAQLAECRAQVEHWQGVATICELSKQEELAELQKQCDQEIQSLQEALRETAAQYEARISVLQSQPVEWRRASGQNVISGRKARMDAEGGSNESPTPITNSQSEAESMASPDRTHNQPAELEAVAEGEGAALTADGYFSLRHCDSASLSSFSLDTPSLPRKLHAQDDTDSLVSTGTLVPEAIYLPPAGHRLVTHSDWDSLNAQVSELRGEVSRLEAEKEELEKELDTQTKHTHKQVSMLQCQVQTSEALLQDLQKSFSQSQNAVQSRLAELSFSQRKMCSELSRLKGEEVEDEAPESSSSFPATLQGAHCEERLRIEIVNLREQLDTRTEENEVLEVQLSSLKTETERIQAQKDQLQAELLACRTELEALRVALSHLQNTSKAVSNDKAALQQQCLELRSQVISMRSQVDTSQTVQRDFVQLSQSLQVKLELIRQAESLEQVKEILEEGVSEAGSSPADAS from the exons ATGAGCTCCGAGAGCGAAGACACAG AGACGAGCCTGTGGGCCCAGCTAGCCGAGTGCCGAGCTCAGGTCGAACACTGGCAGGGCGTGGCGACGATCTGTGAGCTGAGCAAACAGGAGGAACTGGCAGAGCTGCAAAAACAATGTGATCAAGAGATCCAGTCTCTGCAGGAGGCTCTCAGAG AGACAGCAGCGCAGTATGAGGCCAGGATATCTGTTCTCCAGTCTCAGCCTGTGGAGTGGAGGAGAGCTAGTGGACAGAACGTG ATCAGTGGAAGGAAAGCCAGGATGGACGCAGAAGGTGGCAGTAACGAATCGCCAACACCGATCACCAACAGCCAGTCAGAGGCCGAGTCTATGGCATCGCCGGACAGGACGCACAACCAACCAGCGGAGCTCGAAGCGGTGGCAGAGGGAGAAGGGGCGGCACTCACAGCGGACGGGTATTTTTCGCTGCGACACTGCGACTCTGCCTCGTTGTCCTCCTTCTCCTTAGACACGCCCTCTCTGCCCAGAAAACTCCACGCTCAGGACGACACCGATTCTCTGGTCTCCACGGGAACTCTGGTGCCTGAAGCCATCTACCTGCCGCCGGCTGGACACCGGCTGGTCACGCACAGCGACTGGGATTCACTCAACGCTCAG GTGTCAGAGCTGCGAGGGGAGGTGAGTCGGTTGGAGGCTGAGAAGGAGGAGCTTGAGAAAGAACTGGATACACAgaccaagcacacacacaaacag gtatCAATGCTCCAGTGTCAGGTCCAGACTTCAGAGGCCCTCCTCCAGGATTTGCAGAAATCTTTTAGCCAATCACAGAATGCAGTCCAGAGTCGGCTG GCAGAGTTATCCTTTTCCCAGAGGAAGATGTGCAGTGAGCTGTCCAGACTGAAAGGAGAGGAGGTTGAGGATGAGGCGCCAGAGTCCAGCTCATCATTCCCAGCAACCCTGCAG GGGGCACACTGTGAGGAACGTCTCCGCATTGAGATCGTCAACCTGAGGGAGCAGCTGGACACCCGGACGGAGGAGAATG AAGTTTTAGAAG TGCAGCTGTCCAGTCTGAAGACGGAGACGGAAAGGATCCAGGCTCAAAAGGACCAGTTGCAGGCTGAACTGTTGGCCTGCCGCACTGAACTGGAAGCCCTGCGGGTGGCGCTCTCTCATCTTCAGAACACCAGCAAGGCCGTCAGTAATGATAAA GCggccctgcagcagcagtgtctgGAGCTGCGTAGCCAAGTGATCAGTATGCGCTCCCAGGTGGACACCAGCCAGACTGTACAGAGGGACTTTGTGCAGCTCTCCCAGTCGCTGCAG GTGAAGCTGGAGTTAATTCGACAGGCTGAGAGTCTGGAACAAGTCAAGGAAATCCTGGAAGAGGGAGTCAGTGAAGCTGGTTCCTCCCCTGCAGATGCCTCATGA
- the atp2a1 gene encoding sarcoplasmic/endoplasmic reticulum calcium ATPase 1 — MENAHMKESGEVLSYFGVTEETGLSPDQVNKNLSKYGFNELPAEEGKTIWELVVEQFEDLLVRILLLAACISFVLAMFEEGEESVTAFVEPFVILLILIANAVVGVWQERNAESAIEALKEYEPEMGKVYRADRKSVQRIKAREIVPGDVVEVSVGDKVPADIRIISIKSTTLRVDQSILTGESVSVIKHTDSVPDPRAVNQDKKNMLFSGTNIAAGKATGIAVATGVTTEIGKIRDQMAATEQEKTPLQQKLDEFGEQLSKVISLICVAVWIINIGHFNDPVHGGSWFRGAIYYFKIAVALAVAAIPEGLPAVITTCLALGTRRMAKKNAIVRSLPSVETLGCTSVICSDKTGTLTTNQMCVTKMFVIDKVDGDSVSLGQFDISGSKYTPEGEVTKNGGSVKCGQYDGLVELATICALCNDSSLDYNESKGIYEKVGEATETALCCLVEKMNVFNTEVRGLSKVERANTCCSVIKQLMKKEFTLEFSRDRKSMSVYCSPAKSAKAPVGSKMFVKGAPEGVIDRCTYVRVGTNRVPLTEPVKDHILSVIKEWGTGRDTLRCLALATCDSPLRKEEMNLEDSTKFVDYETDLTFVGCVGMLDPPRKEVMSSIELCRAAGIRVIMITGDNKGTAVAICRRIGIFSEDEDVTSKAFTGREFDDLAPYDQKNAVRKACCFARVEPSHKSKIVEFLQGFDEITAMTGDGVNDAPALKKAEIGIAMGSGTAVAKSASEMVLADDNFSSIVSAVEEGRAIYNNMKQFIRYLISSNVGEVVCIFLTAALGLPEALIPVQLLWVNLVTDGLPATALGFNPPDLDIMGKAPRSPKEPLISGWLFFRYLAIGGYVGAATVAAAAWWFLYSDDGPMVTFHQLSHFMQCSEDNEDFDGIHCEVFEAAPPMTMALSVLVTIEMCNALNSLSENQSLVRMPPWSNLWLVAAMSLSMSLHFMIIYVDPLPMIFKLTHLNVEQWLMVLKLSFPVILIDEVLKFVARTYLEGKLYM; from the exons gttCTGGCCATGTTTGAGGAAGGAGAGGAATCTGTCACTGCTTTTGTCGAGCCCTTCGTCATCCTCCTCATTCTCATTGCAAATGCTGTTGTTGGAGTGTGGCAG GAGCGCAATGCAGAGAGTGCCATTGAGGCTCTGAAGGAGTATGAGCCTGAGATGGGAAAGGTTTACCGGGCGGACAGGAAGAGTGTTCAGAGAATCAAGGCCAGGGAGATTGTTCCTGGTGATGTGGTGGAGGTTTCCG TTGGAGACAAAGTGCCCGCTGACATCAGGATCATCTCCATCAAATCTACAACCCTGCGTGTGGACCAGTCCATTCTCACTG GtgagtctgtcagtgtgatcAAGCACACTGACTCCGTCCCAGACCCCCGAGCCGTCAACCAGGACAAGAAGAACATGCTGTTCTCT GGCACCAATATCGCAGCTGGAAAGGCCACTGGTATTGCTGTTGCAACTGGCGTCACCACTGAGATCGGTAAGATTCGTGACCAGATGGCTGCCACTGAGCAGGAGAAGACTCCTCTGCAGCAGAAACTGGACGAGTTTGGAGAGCAACTCTCCAAG GTCATCTCCCTCATTTGTGTGGCCGTATGGATAATCAACATCGGCCATTTCAATGACCCCGTCCATGGAGGCTCCTGGTTCCGCGGTGCTATCTACTATTTCAAGATTGCTGTGGCTCTCGCTGTGGCTGCCATCCCTGAAG GCCTGCCCGCTGTCATCACCACCTGCCTGGCTCTGGGAACTCGTCGTATGGCCAAGAAGAACGCCATCGTCAGAAGCCTGCCCTCTGTGGAGACCCTGGGCTGCACCTCAGTCATCTGCTCGGATAAGACCGGTACCCTCACTACCAACCAGATGTGTGTAACTAAG ATGTTCGTCATTGATAAAGTCGATGGTGACAGTGTTTCCCTTGGTCAGTTTGACATCTCAGGCTCAAAGTACACCCCAGAGGGTGAAGT TACAAAGAATGGCGGGTCAGTGAAGTGCGGACAGTATGACGGACTGGTTGAGCTGGCTACCATCTGCGCTCTGTGCAACGACTCTTCTCTGGACTACAATGAG TCCAAGGGTATTTATGAGAAAGTGGGTGAGGCCACTGAAACAGCCTTGTGCTGTTTGGTGGAGAAGATGAACGTGTTCAACACTGAAGTGCGTGGTCTGTCCAAGGTGGAAAGGGCAAACACTTGCTGTTCT GTGATCAAGCAGCTGATGAAGAAGGAGTTCACCCTGGAGTTCTCCAGAGACAGGAAGTCCATGTCAGTTTACTGTTCTCCTGCCAAGTCTGCCAAAGCCCCTGTGGGAAGCAAGATGTTTGTCAAA GGTGCTCCAGAGGGTGTCATTGACCGTTGCACATATGTTCGTGTGGGAACCAACCGTGTGCCCCTGACCGAGCCGGTCAAAGACCACATCCTGTCCGTCATTAAGGAGTGGGGCACTGGGCGCGACACCCTCCGCTGTTTGGCACTGGCCACCTGTGACTCACCTCtgaggaaggaggagatgaaCCTGGAGGACTCCACCAAGTTTGTAGACTATGAG ACTGACTTGACCTTTGTGGGCTGTGTTGGCATGCTCGACCCTCCTCGTAAGGAGGTCATGAGTTCCATTGAGCTGTGCAGGGCTGCTGGAATCCGTGTCATCATGATCACTG GTGACAACAAAGGCACAGCTGTGGCCATCTGCCGTCGTATTGGTATCTtcagtgaggatgaggatgtcACTAGCAAGGCCTTCACCGGTCGTGAGTTTGATGACCTTGCTCCATATGATCAGAAGAACGCTGTCCGAAAGGCTTGCTGCTTTGCCAGAGTAGAACCGTCCCACAAGTCTAAGATTGTGGAGTTCCTGCAAGGCTTCGATGAGATTACTGCCATG ACTGGTGACGGAGTGAACGATGCCCCCGCCTTGAAGAAGGCGGAGATTGGCATCGCCATGGGCTCTGGCACTGCCGTTGCCAAGTCTGCCTCTGAGATGGTCCTGGCTGACGACAACTTCTCTTCCATTGTGTCCGCTGTTGAGGAAGGCAGAGCCATTTACAACAACATGAAGCAGTTCATCCGCTACCTCATCTCCTCCAACGTAGGCGAGGTCGTCTG TATCTTCCTGACCGCCGCCCTGGGTCTGCCCGAGGCTCTGATCCCTGTCCAGCTGCTGTGGGTCAACCTTGTGACTGATGGTCTGCCTGCCACTGCGCTGGGCTTCAATCCCCCTGACCTGGACATCATGGGCAAAGCCCCCCGCTCTCCCAAAGAGCCCCTCATCTCTGGCTGGCTCTTCTTCAGATATTTGGCCATTGGAG GTTATGTTGGTGCTGCAACTGTGGCAGCTGCTGCCTGGTGGTTCCTGTACAGTGACGACGGCCCAATGGTCACCTTCCACCAGCTG TCACACTTCATGCAGTGCAGCGAGGACAACGAGGACTTTGATGGCATCCACTGCGAGGTGTTTGAGGCTGCTCCTCCAATGACCATGGCTCTGTCTGTGCTGGTCACCATCGAGATGTGCAACGCTCTGAACAG CTTGTCTGAGAACCAGTCCCTGGTGCGCATGCCCCCCTGGAGCAACCTCTGGCTGGTGGCCGCCATGAGCCTCTCCATGTCCCTTCACTTCATGATCATCTACGTCGACCCCCTGCCC ATGATCTTCAAGCTCACTCACTTGAATGTTGAGCAGTGGTTGATGGTGCTGAAGCTCTCCTTCCCCGTCATCCTCATCGATGAGGTTCTCAAGTTTGTGGCTCGCACATATCTGGAGGGTAAGTTATACATGTGA